Below is a window of Coriobacterium glomerans PW2 DNA.
GTCATTCGATGAGATGACGAACTTGCCGAAATCGTTTCGCACGCAACTGGCCGAACGGTTCTCTTTCGCGGTCCCGCGTCAGATCGCACAACAGATTTCACGCGACAGAACCCGCAAGTACCTCCTTGAGTTTTCAGATGGCGTCTCGGTCGAAGCGGTGGGCATCCCGGGAAGAGGCAAACTGACGGCTTGCATCTCGACACAGGCGGGATGCGGTATGCGCTGCGCGTTTTGCGCCACCGGACTGGCCGGTCTCGCCCGCTCCTGCACGGCGCGCGAGATGGTCGACCAGGTTCTTCATATCGCTCGCGACTTCAACGAGCGAGTGACCAGTGTCGTCTTCATGGGTCAAGGCGAACCCTTTGCCAACTTCGACGAGACCGTACGAGCCCTGCGCACGCTGAACGATCCTCGGGGACTCAAGATAGGCGCACGCCATCTCACTGTTTCAACGTGCGGCATCATTCCGGGAATTCGGGCCTTTGCAAAGCTTCCCGAACAGTTCACACTCGCGATCTCGCTTCATTCGGCCTCTCAGCAGACACGCAACCAACTTATGCCCGGCGTGAAGAAATACACGCTACCGCGTCTGTACGAGGCGCTTCAAGAGTACGTCGAGGCAACCGGACGTAGACCGACATATGAGATCGCCATGATCGAGGGTATAAACGATACGAATCCAGAAATGCGTGCTATCTGCGACTTCTGCGAGGGAACCTTGTGCCACGTCAATCTCATCCAACTGAGCGACTTCCCCGACAGCGAACTTCATCCCTCACCGCTCTTCAAACTGGAGGAGCTGCAGAAGCGTTTGACCGCACGCGGTGTTCAGACGACAATCAGGTGCTCGCGCGGTGCGGATATAGACGCGGCATGCGGACAACTGAAGCAGAGACGGCCCAACGCACGATAGCCTCTTTTGGTGCTCTCTTCATCTGTTCCGGACTATCGCAGCTCGATGAGAACCGAGGCAAGATACTCCGGAACGAGAGGAAGAGAGTTTCCTTAATACTTAGGTACCTTAATATCCAATTTCATGCCACTGCTTTTCAACCCAACCTTGATTTACCCCGGGATTGCGAGTCACCTTTGCACGCTTTAATGCGACGTCCTCGTTGAATGCATCAAGTTTTTGCTGAGAAGATGCTCTCGCCCGCTGAAAACTATCTGCGACGCTGCTTCTGAATTCCTCATCACCGATTATATGGTATCCGATATAGGATCCCGCAGCGATCGCAGCTCCAACCAAAATTCCTTTTGCAATGTTTCGTGTCATATCTTGTCTACTCCTTTTGATCAATGATTTGTGCGAGGATGCGCATCAGCTCTTCCTCATCCTTGAACTCGATTTCGATCTTATTTTTACCCCGAAGTGTTTTGACTCGTACATTGGTATTGAATTTCTGACGTAAAGTCCGAGCAGCCTTCTTGAATGAATGGGGGGTCAGAGGGCGTGGCGAGCGCGATGCGGTTTCGACTGAGAACAATGGAGCGAGGGTTTCAGTCGCTCTGACCGACAGGCCATCGTTGACTACTTTTTCCGCAAGTCGGATGCGCTCATCTTCATAGGGAACCGCAAGAATTGCGCGCGCATGACCCGCTGTAAGTTTTCCCCCGAAAAGTAGATCTTGCACCTGAACTGGAAGATCCAGAAGACGCAATGTATTTGTTATTGCAGAGCGCGATTTTGAGACAGCCTTCGACAATGCCTCTTGGGTCAGATGACCTTCTTTGAGCAGTTGTTGGTAACCTCTTGCTTCCTCGATCGGATTGAGATCTGACCGTTGAAGATTTTCAATCAGGGCAAGCGTCAGCATCTCTTCGTTGTCTACATCTCGTATGATAACCGGAACTTCACGTAAACCGGCGAGTTTTGAAGCTTGATATCTTCTTTCACCTGCGATTATTTCATAACCTTTTTTCGTTTTCCGCACCAGAAGCGGTTGAAGTACGCCATGCTCCCGTATAGAATCGCTCAGTTCATTCAGCTCATCCTTATGGAACTGAGTTCTCGGTTGATGCGGATTGGGCACAACCTCTTCTATTGGTACAGCGATATCACCAGACCCGTTACCCGTCTCATACTGGGCTTCATCAACCAACGCGTTGAGCCCTTTTCCCAATCCCGTCTTTCTCTTTGAGTTAGGCACGTTTTATCACCTCTTTTGCCAATGACATATATGCTTTTGATCCCT
It encodes the following:
- the rlmN gene encoding 23S rRNA (adenine(2503)-C(2))-methyltransferase RlmN; translated protein: MEQTNQMRDIRSLSDDDIRSAVAQLDQPMFRATQVLEWLHKKNASSFDEMTNLPKSFRTQLAERFSFAVPRQIAQQISRDRTRKYLLEFSDGVSVEAVGIPGRGKLTACISTQAGCGMRCAFCATGLAGLARSCTAREMVDQVLHIARDFNERVTSVVFMGQGEPFANFDETVRALRTLNDPRGLKIGARHLTVSTCGIIPGIRAFAKLPEQFTLAISLHSASQQTRNQLMPGVKKYTLPRLYEALQEYVEATGRRPTYEIAMIEGINDTNPEMRAICDFCEGTLCHVNLIQLSDFPDSELHPSPLFKLEELQKRLTARGVQTTIRCSRGADIDAACGQLKQRRPNAR
- a CDS encoding ParB/RepB/Spo0J family partition protein, with translation MPNSKRKTGLGKGLNALVDEAQYETGNGSGDIAVPIEEVVPNPHQPRTQFHKDELNELSDSIREHGVLQPLLVRKTKKGYEIIAGERRYQASKLAGLREVPVIIRDVDNEEMLTLALIENLQRSDLNPIEEARGYQQLLKEGHLTQEALSKAVSKSRSAITNTLRLLDLPVQVQDLLFGGKLTAGHARAILAVPYEDERIRLAEKVVNDGLSVRATETLAPLFSVETASRSPRPLTPHSFKKAARTLRQKFNTNVRVKTLRGKNKIEIEFKDEEELMRILAQIIDQKE